Proteins encoded together in one Orrella marina window:
- a CDS encoding threonine/serine exporter family protein, with product MSTTPIEIIHQVITLLMANGQTTHRVIQDTTRLATAYGLQIQMVPQWEGIACQIVPIDKEPSEQPGGKVAGMLSKQVTTELVVVRPVGVDMNKVSRTLGYINRICKDAQRLSPEHLGRALEDLQAIAHLPPASHLRFILMAGLGASALGIIFGVSDLSTLLLIFMAATLGAGVRRLLAARSCNLYVQPLVAALIAGLTGGLAQHFLSDAGLQFVEIAPCMILVPGAHILNASLDLVRGRLGLGLHRLTYSAMILLAVCTGLLLGLSVTGGSLASDGSLASTPLWLDILAAGVAVAAFAAFFSLPWTIASVPVIVGMIAHGSRWWVLDLGGGVVAGALIACIIAGSVQTFLSRRLNLPFAALAFASVVSLMPGIFVFRFADGLINIYVQGAATPLPVLAQSAADGTAALLIVLVMTLGLIIPKMLIEGLLLDAHEK from the coding sequence ATGAGCACGACACCCATCGAGATCATCCACCAGGTCATCACCCTGCTCATGGCCAACGGTCAGACCACACACCGCGTGATTCAGGACACCACGCGACTGGCCACTGCATACGGCCTGCAAATCCAGATGGTGCCACAGTGGGAAGGGATTGCCTGCCAGATCGTGCCCATCGACAAGGAGCCATCCGAACAACCAGGCGGCAAAGTGGCTGGCATGCTTTCGAAGCAGGTGACCACCGAGCTCGTGGTGGTTCGACCAGTCGGGGTCGACATGAACAAGGTTTCCCGAACGCTGGGTTACATCAACCGGATCTGCAAGGATGCACAACGGCTGAGCCCTGAACACCTCGGGCGTGCGCTTGAGGATTTGCAGGCCATTGCCCATCTGCCACCAGCCAGTCATCTGCGGTTCATTCTGATGGCGGGGTTAGGCGCCAGTGCACTGGGCATTATCTTCGGAGTTTCTGACCTGAGCACCCTGCTCCTTATTTTCATGGCAGCCACCCTCGGCGCAGGGGTTCGCCGTCTGCTGGCCGCCCGCTCTTGCAATCTGTACGTGCAGCCTCTGGTCGCGGCGCTGATCGCTGGACTGACCGGTGGCCTGGCCCAGCACTTTCTCTCGGACGCAGGACTACAGTTTGTGGAGATCGCACCTTGCATGATCCTGGTTCCTGGCGCACATATCCTGAACGCATCCCTTGACCTCGTGCGAGGCCGTCTCGGACTCGGGTTGCACCGGCTAACCTACAGCGCCATGATTCTGCTGGCGGTTTGCACTGGCCTGTTGCTGGGCTTGTCTGTGACTGGCGGGTCGCTGGCCTCTGACGGGTCATTGGCCAGCACGCCGTTGTGGCTCGACATTCTGGCCGCAGGGGTCGCAGTCGCTGCCTTCGCGGCCTTTTTCTCGTTGCCCTGGACGATCGCATCCGTACCGGTCATCGTCGGGATGATTGCTCATGGCAGTCGCTGGTGGGTACTGGACCTTGGTGGTGGTGTGGTCGCAGGCGCACTGATCGCCTGCATTATCGCAGGCTCGGTGCAGACGTTTCTTTCGCGTCGTCTGAACTTGCCATTTGCCGCGCTCGCCTTCGCCTCAGTCGTCTCGTTGATGCCCGGAATATTTGTGTTCAGGTTCGCAGATGGTTTGATCAATATCTATGTGCAAGGGGCAGCAACCCCGTTGCCGGTCCTCGCACAATCTGCCGCCGACGGCACAGCCGCTCTCCTGATCGTGCTGGTCATGACACTCGGACTCATTATTCCCAAGATGCTGATTGAAGGGCTGTTACTGGACGCTCACGAAAAGTGA
- the fumC gene encoding class II fumarate hydratase: MTGVRKESDSLGVVEVPEDKLWGAQTQRSLEHFSIGKDLMPREMITAYATLKKAAANVNHASGRLGDTQHDLINQVCDEILNGQHHDMFPLHVWMTGSGTQFNMNVNEVISNRCCQLAGTALGSKTPVHPNDHVNMSQSSNDSFPSAMYIAAAVNTTQRLIPGVQGLRDAMHAKAEAWKDIVKIGRTHMQDATPLTLGQEWSGYVGMLDDGMERITDSLKSVYHLALGGTAVGTGINAAPGFDAAVASEIARLTGLPFITAPNKFTVQGSHDALVHLSGALRTMAASLFKIGNDIRLLSCGPRAGFAELHIPENEPGSSIMPGKVNPTQAEALTMLAAQVMANDVAVGFGGASGYLEMNVYKPLMIYNIAHSITLLTDGCQNFRKYLVEGTEPNHKKIAEYVERSLMLVTALAPVIGYDKASQIAHHAMDHDMTLKAAALDLGFVSEEEFDQVVDPSKMVHPYVAHADQPR; encoded by the coding sequence ATGACAGGTGTACGAAAAGAATCCGATAGTCTCGGCGTGGTCGAAGTCCCCGAGGACAAACTCTGGGGAGCCCAGACACAACGTTCGCTCGAACATTTCAGCATTGGCAAGGACTTGATGCCTCGGGAAATGATTACCGCCTACGCCACGCTCAAGAAGGCTGCTGCCAATGTGAACCATGCCAGCGGTCGTCTTGGCGACACGCAGCATGACCTGATCAACCAGGTCTGCGACGAGATCCTGAATGGCCAGCACCATGACATGTTCCCGCTACACGTCTGGATGACCGGTAGCGGCACCCAGTTCAACATGAACGTCAACGAGGTGATCTCCAATCGTTGCTGCCAGCTTGCTGGCACCGCACTGGGCAGCAAGACCCCGGTGCACCCAAACGATCACGTCAACATGTCGCAGTCGTCTAACGACTCGTTTCCGTCTGCAATGTATATTGCCGCAGCGGTCAACACCACGCAAAGACTGATCCCCGGCGTTCAAGGTCTGCGCGATGCCATGCACGCAAAAGCCGAGGCATGGAAGGACATCGTCAAGATTGGTCGCACGCACATGCAGGACGCCACACCGCTCACGCTGGGTCAGGAGTGGTCTGGATATGTCGGCATGCTCGACGATGGCATGGAAAGAATCACAGACTCGCTCAAGAGTGTGTATCACCTTGCACTAGGCGGCACGGCAGTGGGCACCGGGATCAACGCGGCACCCGGATTCGACGCAGCTGTGGCGAGTGAAATTGCCAGGTTGACCGGCCTTCCGTTCATCACGGCACCCAACAAGTTCACCGTTCAGGGCTCGCATGATGCATTGGTTCACCTGTCAGGTGCGCTGCGCACCATGGCGGCATCGCTTTTCAAGATCGGTAACGACATCCGCCTGCTGTCATGCGGACCCAGAGCAGGCTTTGCAGAATTACATATTCCGGAGAACGAGCCGGGCTCATCGATCATGCCGGGCAAAGTCAATCCGACCCAGGCCGAAGCGCTCACCATGCTGGCCGCACAAGTCATGGCAAACGATGTCGCAGTGGGATTTGGGGGTGCGAGCGGCTACCTCGAGATGAACGTGTACAAGCCACTCATGATTTACAACATCGCGCACTCGATCACGTTGCTGACAGACGGTTGCCAGAATTTCCGCAAGTATCTGGTTGAAGGGACAGAGCCCAATCACAAGAAGATTGCCGAGTACGTCGAACGCTCGCTCATGCTGGTCACCGCGCTCGCGCCGGTCATTGGCTATGACAAGGCATCCCAGATCGCACACCATGCCATGGATCACGACATGACACTCAAGGCGGCCGCACTGGATCTGGGATTTGTATCTGAAGAGGAGTTTGACCAGGTTGTGGACCCATCCAAGATGGTGCACCCCTACGTGGCTCACGCCGATCAACCCAGATAA
- a CDS encoding NAD-dependent malic enzyme translates to MHTQLDMLDNDLQRYLFLMDLQSRNQTLFYAVLMSDPARFMPLVYTPTVGEACQKFDHIFRSAHGLYLPITAKGRVKELLANWPQKDVRFIVVTDGERILGLGDLGVGGMGIPIGKLALYTAVAGVPPELTLPITLDVGTNNHTLLEDPLYLGLQQPRVRGEEYDAFIEEFVDAVQTMYPSSCIQWEDFANFNAVPILARYKDKICTYNDDIQGTAGVALAGIYGALRISGQKLTDQTFLFMGAGSAATGIAELISQAMVMEGLTIEQARARNWLFDINGLVESSRTDLADFQKPFAHDSKPCNSFVDAINMIKPQGIVGVSTVPKLFNQPVIEAMSAVNERPIIFPYSNPTSRSECTAEEAYKWSRGKAIFASGSPFQPVSYMGQTFVPGQGNNVYIFPAMGMAVLATDARRVTEQMFIVAAKAVAEQVNQAELDTGLIYPPQSQILDASLHTAARIAEYIFEQDLARVEKPADIEAHIRNMAYKPVYTN, encoded by the coding sequence GTGCACACCCAACTTGACATGCTCGACAACGACCTGCAGCGTTATCTGTTCCTCATGGATCTGCAAAGTCGCAATCAGACGCTGTTCTATGCTGTGCTGATGTCTGATCCAGCACGTTTCATGCCGCTGGTCTACACCCCTACAGTCGGTGAAGCCTGCCAGAAGTTCGATCACATCTTTCGTAGTGCACACGGCCTTTACCTGCCCATTACAGCCAAAGGACGGGTCAAGGAGTTGCTGGCGAACTGGCCCCAGAAGGATGTCAGGTTCATTGTCGTGACCGACGGCGAACGCATTCTCGGACTCGGTGACCTGGGTGTAGGTGGAATGGGCATCCCGATCGGCAAACTGGCGCTCTATACGGCAGTCGCTGGCGTGCCACCTGAGCTGACCCTCCCGATCACGCTCGATGTTGGCACCAACAATCACACGTTGCTCGAAGACCCCCTGTACCTCGGGCTGCAGCAACCCAGAGTGCGGGGCGAGGAATACGACGCGTTCATTGAAGAGTTCGTCGATGCGGTCCAGACGATGTACCCCAGTAGCTGCATCCAGTGGGAAGACTTTGCAAACTTCAACGCTGTGCCGATCCTGGCGCGATACAAGGACAAGATCTGCACCTACAACGATGATATCCAGGGAACCGCTGGCGTCGCACTGGCCGGTATCTACGGTGCATTGCGGATTTCCGGACAGAAACTCACTGACCAGACCTTCCTGTTCATGGGTGCCGGGTCGGCTGCCACCGGCATTGCCGAACTGATCAGTCAGGCGATGGTGATGGAAGGGCTGACCATCGAGCAAGCGCGCGCTCGCAACTGGCTGTTCGATATCAATGGTCTGGTCGAGAGCAGCCGCACCGATCTCGCGGACTTCCAGAAACCGTTTGCACACGACAGCAAGCCCTGCAATTCTTTTGTCGATGCCATCAACATGATCAAACCGCAAGGCATCGTCGGGGTCAGCACAGTTCCCAAGCTCTTCAATCAGCCGGTGATCGAAGCCATGTCGGCTGTTAATGAGCGGCCCATCATCTTTCCGTACTCCAATCCGACCTCACGCTCGGAGTGCACTGCAGAAGAGGCCTACAAATGGTCCAGAGGCAAGGCGATATTTGCCAGTGGAAGCCCTTTTCAGCCGGTCAGTTACATGGGTCAAACGTTCGTGCCCGGCCAGGGCAACAACGTGTACATCTTCCCGGCCATGGGCATGGCAGTGCTGGCAACCGACGCCAGGCGCGTGACAGAACAGATGTTCATCGTCGCCGCCAAAGCGGTTGCTGAACAGGTCAACCAGGCCGAGCTCGATACAGGTCTGATCTACCCGCCTCAGTCCCAGATACTGGATGCCTCACTGCATACGGCGGCCCGTATTGCCGAGTACATATTCGAGCAAGATCTGGCTCGGGTCGAGAAACCGGCTGATATCGAGGCTCATATCAGAAACATGGCCTACAAGCCGGTTTATACCAACTGA